Within Clostridiales bacterium, the genomic segment CTCATAACATTTTTCACATCCAACTTTGCCTATTTTCTTAAATTCATTATACGTTAAATTGCATTTAGGACACCTAAGCTCTTCTTTATTTTGCTGCAATCCCATAAGCCCAGCTAATATCTCATCTATACCAATCGCTTGGCCCGTTTTCACACCCAGGCCTAAATTAGCACAACTTGAGCAAAAATAAAGATCCCTAGTAATGCCATTTACTGTCTCTCTATAGTGCACTGTTGCAACTTTTTTATGACATCTCTGACAAAGCATTCTATCACACCCCTACAATTTAAAATAACTTTTCTCATCATCTATTATAATACAAAATTTATAAAAATAAAAATTTTTTTCAAAAAAAGAGCTGTACCAAATTGTACAACTCTTCCCTTATTTCTTCGTCAATAGTAAACTTTATTTATCCTGTTGCTCCATTATCCTTCAACAACTTTATCATAGCTTCGTCTCTATTATTAGTAGCTACTCTTAATTGTTCACTATTAACGCATGATCCTTTACTTATTAAATATTTTGCC encodes:
- a CDS encoding UvrB/UvrC motif-containing protein codes for the protein MLCQRCHKKVATVHYRETVNGITRDLYFCSSCANLGLGVKTGQAIGIDEILAGLMGLQQNKEELRCPKCNLTYNEFKKIGKVGCEKCYEVFASKLEPVLKQLHGNVQYKGALPKDKLNSTQKENRLKELKEELAARVKAEEYEEAAKIRDMIKEIENKN